The sequence CATGTTTTGATGCCTACGAAAATTGTATAAATTCCCAAAACTTCAATCTAGTACTATCCAAAAAATCGAAGTTTTACGCTTATGTCGAAGCTACAAATCAAAATTCAAAAAAGATACAGTATGATAACAATAACTATTGGAATTTAGAATCAGATTATTTAAATGAATTGAAATCATTTTTAATAAATAACATTATTTAAATAACCAATCATTTTAGTAAAATATAAATGTTCACTATGATTTCTTTAATCAAATAATTAAATATCATGGAACATACTAAAAATAAAAATAATGTTAGCCAACTCAATTTAGTAATAATAATACTATCTATATATGTATTGTTAGCTTTAACGATAGATACGTTTTTTCAACTTCCAAAAGAAGTTTCACGAACACTAAATATTCTAGATAATATTATTTGCATTGTTTTCTTAATAGATTTTTGTATACAACTTTACAAATCAGAAAACAAATTGAAATTTTTAAAATGGGGTTGGATTGATTTAATATCTAGTATTCCTACACTAGATATTATGAGAGCTGGAAGAATGTTACGACTAATAAGGTTACTAAGAATATTGAGAGCTTTTCGTTCAACAAAAAATCTAGTTCATTATATTTTCAAGAATAAAACAAAAGG is a genomic window of Sediminibacterium sp. TEGAF015 containing:
- a CDS encoding potassium channel family protein translates to MEHTKNKNNVSQLNLVIIILSIYVLLALTIDTFFQLPKEVSRTLNILDNIICIVFLIDFCIQLYKSENKLKFLKWGWIDLISSIPTLDIMRAGRMLRLIRLLRILRAFRSTKNLVHYIFKNKTKGALTSASIIAVLMIIFSSVAILQFETNTNSNIKTAEDAIWWSYVTITTVGYGDKFPVTTEGRIIAAILMTVGVGLFGTFTAYLASWFLEQTKIEHENDESNIREN